GAAAACAAACTCCTAAAAACTTCAAGAAAAAATCCTGCAGCCGTAAGGTTGCAGGATTTTTTTTATGGAAAAATATAAAGGAAATTTAAAGATCGCGATAGTAAGAGATTTTACTGGAAAGTCGCGCTAGCTGGATTAACTGGATGATTTCCGTCTTGAGTCTTGGAAAATCACAGGGATGTAATGCGATGCGGGGTCGCCCAAAGGGTAGCTTGAGCATAAGCTTCCCGAATACAAAAGCCAGTTTTTCCATGGAACGTGGAATACCGGCAAAGCTTACTACGGGAGAAAAAATCGGGTTGCCGATGATGGGTTCCAGCGTAAAGCGGGATTCGAACTTCAAATTGGATTTGCGGGCTTGTCCGGAAAGATAGGGATTGCCGTACCAGGTGGGCGGTACAAATGCCGCGGGATGGATTCTCTGGCCTAGGCATTCTCCCTGATTAATCAAGTAGTTCCAGGCTTCGATGCTTCTGTTCAGGACGAGTCGGGATTTGCTCTTGTTAAGGCCTGCAAATTCAGCTTCGTTGT
This Fibrobacter sp. UWEL DNA region includes the following protein-coding sequences:
- a CDS encoding DUF2334 domain-containing protein yields the protein MSHKYLLCFHDYSIWNYQEVTPLLHELKEVAGAPCSVLVIPDVRGATESQIKDFQKVLLQLHQEGFELALHGFQHKANMSYSRSYKGHFQLKMTNNEAEFAGLNKSKSRLVLNRSIEAWNYLINQGECLGQRIHPAAFVPPTWYGNPYLSGQARKSNLKFESRFTLEPIIGNPIFSPVVSFAGIPRSMEKLAFVFGKLMLKLPFGRPRIALHPCDFPRLKTEIIQLIQLARLSSKISYYRDL